A portion of the Actinomycetota bacterium genome contains these proteins:
- a CDS encoding acyl-CoA dehydratase activase, which translates to MDGAVVVAGCDVGSTTGKALIIRDGETLGYSIIPCAVRPEVTAETSLQKALEEAGMQSREQLAYIVGTGYGRVRIPFASENVSEITCHGLGAFHLDPQDRTLIDIGGQDCKVIKLSPKGKVVDFAMNDKCAAGTGRFFEAMSRVLEISLHDLSELSLRSREPAQITSQCSVFAESEVITLLNEGAEISDIAAGINEAIAARLASMVRKVGLEEQVTVSGGCAKNRGLIAALEKKLGVQVRLLGMDPQVIGALGAALVAVRRVEEGSG; encoded by the coding sequence ATGGACGGTGCGGTGGTGGTGGCTGGGTGCGACGTGGGTTCGACCACGGGGAAAGCCCTGATCATAAGGGACGGAGAGACGCTGGGGTACTCCATCATCCCCTGCGCGGTGCGCCCCGAGGTCACGGCGGAGACATCTCTGCAAAAAGCCCTGGAAGAAGCGGGGATGCAGTCGCGTGAACAGCTCGCGTATATCGTGGGCACCGGATATGGACGCGTGCGCATACCCTTTGCCTCGGAAAACGTCTCCGAGATAACCTGTCACGGCCTGGGGGCCTTCCACCTCGATCCGCAGGACCGCACCCTCATCGACATCGGCGGTCAGGACTGCAAGGTTATAAAGCTGAGCCCCAAAGGAAAAGTCGTGGATTTCGCCATGAACGACAAGTGCGCCGCTGGTACCGGCAGGTTTTTCGAGGCCATGTCGCGGGTGCTGGAGATCTCCCTCCACGACTTGTCGGAGCTGTCCCTGCGCTCACGTGAACCGGCCCAGATAACCAGCCAGTGCAGCGTTTTCGCGGAATCCGAGGTGATAACGCTGCTCAACGAGGGCGCGGAGATCTCCGACATCGCGGCCGGCATCAACGAGGCCATTGCGGCTCGCCTGGCCTCAATGGTCCGCAAGGTAGGCCTGGAGGAGCAGGTGACCGTCTCCGGCGGGTGCGCAAAGAACCGCGGACTCATCGCCGCTCTCGAGAAGAAGCTGGGGGTCCAGGTCAGGCTCCTGGGTATGGACCCCCAGGTCATCGGGGCCCTTGGAGCAGCGTTGGTAGCCGTGCGCAGGGTGGAGGAAGGAAGCGGATAA
- a CDS encoding TetR/AcrR family transcriptional regulator: MSVPKKRLPAQQRREQILEASAEVFSRKGYRMASVSDIVDGAGIGRGTFYLYFDSKREIFLELIEEFFGGYAKLLEENHRHLEEAFRDGGKVLRAWRDNMLRFLEYHQDNPFLTNIVYREAMGRDEDFSARVDELSKLAREKLVDEFQMMYDRGMMRECDVEVVTSIVMGAAIYLVMEHLLSKSETDVESLADMMVEYHIRALIPEAGDIDRALNSALAGHRG; the protein is encoded by the coding sequence ATGTCAGTACCAAAAAAACGGCTGCCCGCTCAGCAAAGGCGGGAACAGATTCTCGAGGCCTCCGCGGAGGTATTCTCGCGCAAGGGGTACCGCATGGCCTCCGTCTCGGATATAGTTGATGGCGCCGGGATAGGCAGGGGTACGTTCTATCTCTACTTCGATTCGAAGCGGGAGATATTCCTGGAGCTTATAGAGGAGTTCTTCGGAGGTTATGCCAAGCTTCTGGAGGAGAACCACCGCCACCTCGAGGAGGCTTTCAGGGACGGCGGCAAGGTGCTCAGGGCCTGGAGGGACAACATGTTGAGGTTCCTCGAGTACCATCAGGACAACCCCTTCCTAACCAATATCGTCTATCGCGAGGCCATGGGCCGTGATGAGGATTTCTCGGCAAGGGTGGACGAGCTCTCGAAGCTGGCGCGCGAAAAACTGGTTGACGAGTTCCAGATGATGTACGACCGCGGCATGATGCGGGAATGCGATGTGGAGGTAGTGACCTCCATCGTCATGGGCGCGGCGATCTATCTGGTCATGGAGCACCTGCTCTCCAAGAGCGAGACGGACGTGGAAAGCCTGGCCGACATGATGGTGGAGTACCACATCCGTGCCCTCATCCCCGAGGCCGGGGACATCGACAGGGCACTCAACAGCGCACTTGCCGGGCATCGGGGGTGA
- a CDS encoding GAF domain-containing protein — protein sequence MVDERDVPQEERYRERIKELDLIWRINEQIMAFEDLDTLLESILAAAVEVMEATSGSIMLIEPAGSDTMVIKAAFGLRKEIVNKAAVKVGEGIAGLVAERREGMLLLDDLMDSRLRTRRKVSDALSVPIIAQGELLGVLNLNTKKDQAFGEFDLFLLNTLIKQVATAIERGKHLEEVRLQVQELEEEERKTLDDMHVLSAELDDKRRYYQRLRQQLDKLYRDLAALSGPVA from the coding sequence ATGGTCGACGAGAGAGACGTACCTCAGGAAGAACGCTATCGCGAGAGGATCAAGGAATTAGACCTCATCTGGCGCATCAACGAACAGATCATGGCCTTCGAGGACCTGGACACCCTCCTGGAGAGCATACTGGCCGCCGCGGTGGAGGTGATGGAGGCCACTTCCGGTTCGATAATGCTCATCGAACCCGCTGGGAGCGACACCATGGTCATCAAAGCCGCCTTCGGCCTGCGCAAAGAGATCGTAAACAAGGCCGCCGTCAAGGTAGGCGAAGGCATAGCGGGCCTGGTGGCGGAGCGGCGCGAGGGCATGCTCCTGCTGGACGATCTCATGGATTCCCGGTTGCGCACCCGTCGCAAGGTCTCCGACGCACTCAGCGTTCCCATAATCGCCCAGGGTGAGCTGCTGGGAGTGCTCAACCTCAACACCAAGAAGGACCAGGCCTTCGGCGAGTTCGACCTCTTTCTCCTCAACACCCTCATCAAGCAGGTGGCCACGGCCATCGAGAGGGGGAAACACCTGGAGGAGGTGCGCCTGCAGGTCCAGGAGCTGGAGGAAGAGGAGAGAAAGACCCTGGATGATATGCACGTGCTCTCCGCCGAACTCGACGACAAGAGGCGTTATTACCAGAGGCTGCGGCAGCAACTGGACAAGCTCTATCGCGACCTGGCGGCGCTATCTGGGCCGGTGGCCTGA
- a CDS encoding thymidylate synthase, with amino-acid sequence MDVTFIEARDLPDAWFQCVYTIFEKGREYRIDRGSFQGNLRMEYDFVVVKVRYPETRPLIPDIPPGIGLPPPTDMEYVQEYLEKLCSSCSKADNEDYTYGMYLEEQVQEVIRIYREEGFGTNQACMAVCDPQAIYLEDPPCLRQIDTRIYPEERKLHFVVYFRSWDLWAGFPSNLAGIQLLKEYMADEIGVEPGETLALSKGMHLYDYAWDIAKARLGRA; translated from the coding sequence ATGGACGTGACGTTTATCGAGGCGAGAGACCTCCCGGATGCATGGTTCCAGTGTGTCTACACCATCTTCGAGAAGGGCAGGGAATACCGTATCGACCGCGGCAGTTTCCAGGGCAATCTGCGCATGGAGTACGACTTCGTAGTGGTGAAGGTCCGCTACCCGGAGACCCGTCCCCTGATACCGGATATCCCGCCCGGCATCGGTCTTCCCCCACCCACGGACATGGAGTACGTCCAGGAATACCTGGAGAAGCTCTGTTCTTCCTGCTCCAAGGCGGATAATGAGGACTACACCTACGGCATGTACCTGGAGGAGCAGGTGCAGGAGGTCATACGCATCTACCGCGAGGAGGGCTTCGGCACCAACCAGGCCTGCATGGCGGTTTGCGACCCGCAGGCCATCTATCTCGAGGACCCGCCATGTCTGCGGCAGATCGATACTCGCATCTATCCCGAGGAGCGCAAACTTCATTTCGTGGTCTATTTCCGCTCTTGGGACCTCTGGGCCGGTTTTCCCAGCAACCTCGCCGGCATCCAGCTCCTCAAGGAGTACATGGCCGACGAGATCGGAGTGGAGCCCGGCGAGACGCTCGCGCTCTCCAAGGGGATGCACCTCTACGACTATGCCTGGGACATCGCCAAGGCCCGGCTGGGAAGGGCCTGA
- a CDS encoding homocitrate synthase → MSEHSVKYTPGNNGADRKRIYFVDVTNRDGVQTSRLGLAKLEKTIINMLLDEMGIWQSEFGFPTTRHEKNYLCANLELVELGAIHHTRLSGWVRAVSRDVELAREMVPGLKYINVSISTSEQMINGKWNGRYDFNHVVELMCESVAKAHELGFESIGVNAEDASRTSDEHLIEFAKAAKELGADRLRYCDTLGYNDPFTVYDRIRLIAEETGVDIELHFHNDLGMAIGCSVAGAKGALDGGVNAYINTTINGMGERAGNADLVSCILAIKKSSLFDGEDVMDDSINLMAAWKTAKYASYAFGVPIPVNQPGVGDNAFAHESGIHADGALKSRRNYELYDYEELGRGEPEIIETGRNITIGEYSGIKGFRNVYEKLEVEFQSEEEARDILDLVRYANVSTQKPLVEDELLFIARYPDLARKILTLDPAKVGLKSKA, encoded by the coding sequence ATGTCGGAGCATTCGGTCAAATATACGCCCGGGAACAACGGCGCCGACCGCAAGCGCATATATTTCGTGGACGTCACCAACCGGGACGGGGTCCAGACCTCAAGGCTTGGTCTGGCCAAACTGGAAAAGACCATCATCAACATGCTCCTCGACGAGATGGGCATCTGGCAGAGCGAGTTCGGTTTTCCCACCACCCGGCACGAGAAGAACTACCTCTGCGCCAACCTGGAGCTGGTTGAGCTGGGGGCGATACACCATACCCGCCTCTCGGGCTGGGTCAGGGCCGTCTCCAGGGATGTGGAGCTGGCCCGGGAGATGGTGCCCGGTCTGAAGTACATCAACGTCTCCATCTCCACGTCCGAGCAGATGATCAACGGCAAGTGGAACGGCCGCTACGACTTCAACCATGTCGTCGAGCTTATGTGCGAGTCAGTGGCAAAGGCGCATGAACTGGGCTTCGAGTCCATCGGCGTCAATGCCGAGGACGCCTCGCGCACCTCCGACGAACACCTCATCGAGTTCGCCAAAGCGGCAAAGGAGCTCGGCGCCGACCGCCTGCGCTACTGCGATACCCTGGGTTACAACGACCCCTTCACCGTATACGACCGCATAAGGCTTATAGCCGAGGAGACAGGCGTCGATATCGAGCTGCACTTCCACAATGACCTGGGCATGGCCATCGGCTGCTCCGTGGCCGGGGCAAAGGGGGCCCTGGACGGCGGGGTCAACGCCTACATCAACACAACCATAAACGGCATGGGAGAGCGTGCCGGAAACGCTGACCTCGTCTCCTGCATCCTGGCAATCAAGAAGTCAAGCCTCTTCGACGGCGAGGACGTCATGGACGACTCCATCAACCTCATGGCGGCATGGAAGACCGCCAAGTACGCCTCCTATGCCTTCGGCGTGCCAATACCGGTCAACCAGCCCGGTGTGGGGGACAACGCCTTCGCGCACGAATCCGGCATCCATGCCGACGGCGCGCTGAAGAGCCGCCGCAACTACGAACTGTACGACTACGAAGAGCTTGGGAGGGGCGAACCGGAGATCATCGAGACCGGCCGCAATATCACCATCGGTGAGTACTCCGGCATCAAGGGCTTCAGGAACGTCTACGAAAAGCTGGAGGTGGAGTTTCAGAGCGAGGAAGAGGCCCGGGACATCCTCGACCTGGTCAGGTACGCTAACGTGTCCACGCAGAAACCGCTGGTGGAGGACGAGCTGCTGTTCATAGCCCGTTATCCCGACCTGGCCCGAAAGATCCTTACCCTTGATCCCGCCAAGGTCGGGTTAAAGAGCAAAGCCTAG
- a CDS encoding FAD-dependent oxidoreductase translates to MKDPLKETCDPMLRWDNGVERRLHKSASPRVDTDRCINCGTCIAACPTGAIREMQRQICRLCPDCARGPVMFPGDMVAMTARSCAAACPLGHFPEGYVNLVAKGDWEGAWRLVSGLNPLPGVLGRICSRPCEEECKRGGLIDRPLPIRALKREVAAWAEANGLATGRTYHRNIDMRVAVAGAGPAGLVAAVDLASLGYRVSVFEAGTAPGGLLRLAVPSFRLPDTVWQGEFARALGEGIEVSYGASVGVSPTLQELFADGFKAVVLATGARYGRKLNIPGQDFQGVFTALDFMGAVKSGQPVEAGERVVVIGGGSVATDVARTALRKGAREVNMVCIEQECELPAFAWEIDEARREGVQLIAGYAPVRITSAWMKAEALELARVEKIACDAAGRPCPEIDRAQGLTLEADTVIFAVGQAVDTALLERMGLGVDASGMPSIVAESGATTLPGVYAAGDLVALQGSVVEAMASGRRAARAVDAYLGGRETGAARGGPGPAPLREKIFPVRLEKAEPLELPHLNVAEALSSFREVDLPPSREELEEDARRCMRCGYIEVDHALCLGCGTCRDVCPAGDVLTMGGPVMGGEV, encoded by the coding sequence ATGAAAGATCCGTTGAAAGAGACCTGTGACCCGATGTTGCGCTGGGACAACGGGGTTGAGCGGCGGCTGCATAAGAGCGCGTCGCCCCGCGTCGACACCGACCGATGTATCAACTGCGGCACCTGTATCGCGGCTTGTCCTACGGGAGCCATACGGGAGATGCAGAGGCAGATATGCAGGCTGTGCCCCGACTGTGCCCGTGGCCCGGTTATGTTCCCCGGCGATATGGTCGCGATGACCGCGAGGTCCTGCGCCGCGGCATGTCCCCTCGGCCATTTTCCGGAAGGATATGTGAACCTGGTCGCAAAGGGAGACTGGGAAGGCGCGTGGCGACTGGTCAGCGGGTTAAACCCCCTGCCGGGAGTGCTGGGGAGGATCTGCAGCCGGCCCTGTGAGGAGGAATGCAAACGCGGCGGTCTCATCGATAGGCCCCTGCCCATCAGGGCCCTGAAGAGAGAGGTCGCGGCATGGGCCGAGGCGAACGGACTGGCGACGGGGAGGACATACCACCGCAACATAGATATGAGGGTGGCGGTGGCCGGTGCCGGGCCGGCGGGCCTGGTGGCGGCCGTGGACCTTGCGTCCCTGGGATACCGGGTCAGCGTCTTCGAGGCGGGGACTGCACCCGGGGGACTGCTCCGCCTCGCAGTGCCTTCCTTCCGGCTGCCGGACACGGTATGGCAAGGCGAGTTCGCACGGGCTCTGGGAGAGGGCATCGAGGTGTCCTATGGGGCCAGCGTGGGCGTCTCACCGACCCTGCAGGAACTATTCGCGGATGGTTTCAAGGCCGTGGTGCTCGCGACGGGAGCGAGGTATGGAAGGAAACTGAACATCCCCGGCCAGGATTTCCAAGGGGTGTTTACAGCGCTCGATTTCATGGGGGCGGTCAAGAGCGGACAGCCCGTGGAAGCAGGGGAGCGGGTCGTGGTGATCGGAGGGGGGAGCGTGGCCACGGATGTGGCCCGTACCGCCCTGCGAAAGGGCGCCCGGGAGGTGAACATGGTCTGCATCGAGCAGGAATGCGAGTTGCCCGCCTTTGCCTGGGAGATCGATGAAGCCAGACGCGAGGGAGTGCAGTTGATCGCCGGGTACGCCCCGGTGCGCATTACATCCGCATGGATGAAGGCGGAAGCGCTGGAACTCGCGCGTGTGGAGAAGATAGCCTGCGACGCGGCGGGAAGACCTTGTCCCGAGATCGACCGTGCCCAGGGCCTGACCCTCGAGGCGGACACAGTCATCTTCGCGGTGGGGCAGGCGGTGGATACGGCTCTGCTGGAGCGCATGGGGCTGGGAGTCGATGCGTCGGGCATGCCCAGCATAGTGGCGGAGAGCGGTGCCACGACCCTTCCGGGGGTATATGCGGCAGGAGACTTGGTGGCCTTGCAGGGATCGGTGGTCGAGGCCATGGCCTCGGGAAGGAGGGCCGCACGGGCCGTCGATGCCTACCTGGGCGGTCGGGAGACCGGGGCGGCGCGTGGCGGACCGGGACCGGCGCCGCTGCGCGAGAAGATCTTCCCGGTACGGCTGGAAAAGGCGGAACCATTGGAACTCCCCCATCTGAACGTGGCAGAAGCGCTGTCGTCGTTTCGCGAGGTCGATCTACCGCCGTCCCGCGAAGAGCTGGAGGAAGATGCGAGGCGCTGCATGCGCTGCGGCTACATCGAGGTGGACCATGCGCTCTGCCTGGGGTGCGGGACCTGCAGGGACGTATGTCCGGCCGGCGACGTGCTGACCATGGGCGGCCCGGTTATGGGGGGTGAGGTATGA
- a CDS encoding acyl-CoA dehydrogenase family protein, translated as MVSFEMSDEQKMVQETVASFATDQIEPIMRECDESETVPGEVIAKGWELGLLGGCIPEEYEGFGEEISALTNQIALEELAWGDLSIALHLMAPSVLAISVLDQGTEEQKKQLLPLFCEEEYKAASCAVIEPYYNFCASALKTTAVRDGEEYVINGSKCLVPLAQESGNLLVFATTTPGMGFSGVDAFIVPGGAKGMNIGEREKNMGVKALSTYPVTFKDCRVPTAARLGGSSGCDFLRVLSRSRLGLSALAVGMSRRALEHSIDYATQRVAFGEPIGSRQAIAFMIAEMAIEVDAARLLAWEAAWRCDNGIEFEKEAALAKNYAADTAMMVCDRGVQIMGGHGYVRDNPVELWFRNARGFASFEGFVMV; from the coding sequence ATGGTTTCGTTCGAGATGAGCGACGAGCAGAAAATGGTGCAGGAGACCGTCGCCTCCTTCGCGACCGACCAGATAGAGCCGATCATGCGGGAATGCGACGAATCGGAGACCGTCCCCGGGGAGGTCATCGCCAAGGGGTGGGAACTCGGGCTCCTGGGAGGGTGCATCCCCGAGGAGTATGAGGGCTTCGGGGAGGAGATCTCCGCCCTCACCAACCAGATAGCCCTGGAGGAGCTGGCATGGGGAGACCTCTCCATCGCCCTGCACCTCATGGCTCCCTCGGTGCTCGCCATCTCCGTGCTCGACCAGGGCACCGAGGAACAGAAGAAGCAGCTCCTGCCGCTCTTCTGCGAGGAGGAGTACAAGGCCGCTTCATGCGCCGTCATCGAGCCGTACTACAATTTCTGTGCCTCCGCCCTCAAGACCACGGCGGTGCGCGACGGTGAGGAATACGTCATCAACGGCAGTAAATGCCTGGTTCCACTGGCGCAGGAATCCGGCAACCTGCTGGTCTTTGCGACAACTACGCCCGGCATGGGCTTTTCCGGTGTCGACGCCTTCATCGTGCCCGGGGGGGCAAAGGGTATGAATATCGGGGAGCGGGAGAAGAACATGGGCGTGAAGGCCCTTTCCACTTATCCCGTGACCTTCAAGGACTGCCGCGTTCCGACGGCGGCGCGGCTGGGCGGCAGCTCCGGATGCGATTTCCTGCGCGTGCTGTCACGCTCGCGCCTTGGCCTTTCCGCGCTGGCGGTGGGCATGAGCCGCAGGGCCCTGGAGCACTCCATCGATTATGCCACCCAGAGGGTCGCCTTCGGGGAGCCCATCGGTTCGCGCCAGGCCATAGCCTTCATGATCGCAGAGATGGCCATCGAGGTCGACGCGGCGCGCCTCCTGGCCTGGGAGGCGGCCTGGCGCTGCGATAACGGCATTGAATTCGAAAAGGAAGCGGCACTGGCGAAGAACTACGCCGCGGATACGGCCATGATGGTCTGCGACCGCGGCGTGCAGATCATGGGCGGCCACGGCTATGTCCGGGACAACCCGGTGGAACTGTGGTTCCGCAACGCGCGAGGGTTCGCCAGCTTCGAAGGCTTCGTCATGGTATAG
- a CDS encoding acyl-CoA dehydrogenase family protein, producing the protein MIDFELSPRIKATKNMVHMFAEQAVRPVARQYDENEHEKPWDLLKMVQKVMGGGIAGALGSPEKKEKKEDEEPKEKKPKETNLAGAITVEEIFWGDAGIALAFPGPGLGGAAVQASGTPEQKEKFLARFAAEEPAWGAMAITEPEAGSDTANLKTSAVLDGDEWVINGEKIFVTSGKSALEDSEGFVVVWATIDKSAGRAGIKPFIVEHGTPGMQITKIEDKMGIRCSDTVSISFMDCRIPKENILGSAEVVDKTKTEGFKKVMATFDATRPLVAAMAIGVGQASLDFMRQKLTEEGVELRYGINPHRMTSLERDVMQMEADLKAARLLTWRALWMLDNGLRNDLQSSMAKAKAGLAVTRITQKAVELMGPLGYSRELLLEKWMRDSKINDIFEGTGQIQLLITARRLLGFSREQLK; encoded by the coding sequence ATGATAGACTTTGAACTCTCTCCACGCATCAAGGCCACCAAGAACATGGTCCACATGTTCGCGGAGCAGGCCGTTCGTCCCGTCGCCCGCCAGTACGACGAGAACGAGCACGAGAAGCCCTGGGACCTTCTGAAGATGGTACAGAAGGTGATGGGCGGAGGCATCGCCGGCGCCCTGGGCAGCCCGGAGAAGAAAGAGAAGAAAGAGGACGAGGAGCCCAAGGAAAAGAAGCCCAAGGAGACCAACCTCGCCGGCGCAATAACCGTCGAGGAGATCTTCTGGGGAGATGCGGGGATCGCGCTGGCCTTCCCGGGCCCGGGCCTCGGGGGCGCCGCGGTACAGGCGAGCGGTACGCCCGAGCAGAAGGAGAAGTTCCTCGCCCGTTTCGCCGCAGAGGAGCCCGCCTGGGGGGCCATGGCCATCACCGAGCCCGAAGCAGGCTCGGATACCGCCAACCTCAAGACCTCGGCTGTGCTGGACGGTGACGAATGGGTCATCAACGGCGAGAAGATCTTCGTTACCTCGGGAAAGAGCGCTCTGGAGGATTCCGAAGGCTTCGTGGTGGTCTGGGCCACCATCGACAAGTCGGCGGGAAGGGCGGGCATCAAGCCCTTTATAGTCGAGCACGGGACCCCCGGTATGCAGATCACCAAGATCGAAGACAAGATGGGTATACGCTGCTCGGACACCGTATCCATCTCCTTCATGGACTGCCGCATACCCAAGGAGAACATCCTAGGGAGCGCCGAAGTGGTGGACAAGACCAAGACCGAGGGTTTCAAGAAGGTCATGGCGACATTTGACGCAACACGGCCTCTGGTGGCGGCCATGGCCATCGGAGTCGGACAGGCATCCCTCGACTTCATGAGGCAGAAGCTGACAGAGGAGGGCGTCGAACTGCGCTACGGCATCAACCCTCACCGCATGACCTCGCTGGAGCGGGACGTGATGCAGATGGAGGCGGACCTGAAGGCGGCGCGCTTGCTCACCTGGAGAGCGCTTTGGATGCTGGATAACGGCCTTCGTAACGATCTGCAGTCCTCCATGGCCAAGGCCAAGGCGGGTCTGGCGGTGACTCGTATCACCCAGAAGGCGGTCGAGTTGATGGGCCCCCTCGGCTATTCCAGGGAACTGCTGCTGGAAAAGTGGATGCGGGACTCCAAGATCAACGATATCTTCGAGGGCACCGGCCAGATCCAGCTGCTGATAACGGCCAGGCGCCTCCTCGGGTTCTCGCGCGAGCAGTTGAAGTAG
- a CDS encoding aminotransferase class I/II-fold pyridoxal phosphate-dependent enzyme produces MELNETIRVRAPHLYDALSSLGRELFFPKGILTQAAEAKRDAGRYDATIGIATMEGKPLFLPSLQALIGQLDPEEVYPYAPSSGIAELRGLWHEHQLALNPGLEEKSFSMPIVTNGLTHGLSIYADMFCDAGDVLLLPDKIWGNYRMVFGTRRGADIRYSPFFSSGGGLDTQAFREALYRLKDRQKVLVLLNFPNNPTGYSPYPHEAAALAQALVDLAEAGTTVVACVDDAYTGLFYEEDLYAQSLFTLLADSHPRLTAIKIDGSTKEDYVWGFRVGFITFSLQTSDDPQPVYEALEKKVGGLIRGTISKCPTLSQSLLVHAMKSPHYREEKAEKFAILKDRYDEIRRVLSSPDYASAFRPYPYNSGYFMCLELLHTDAERLRRHLLDAYGVGVIAIGDRDIRIAFSCLEKEQIKDLFDILYKAVADLDNHGLGDGRK; encoded by the coding sequence ATTGAGCTAAACGAGACCATAAGGGTCCGGGCGCCCCATCTCTACGACGCCCTGTCCTCGCTGGGGCGTGAGCTGTTCTTCCCCAAGGGCATCCTGACGCAGGCGGCGGAGGCTAAGCGGGACGCCGGGCGCTACGATGCGACCATCGGCATCGCCACCATGGAGGGTAAACCCCTCTTCCTCCCCAGCCTGCAGGCGTTGATCGGCCAGCTCGATCCGGAGGAGGTCTATCCCTATGCTCCGTCTTCCGGCATCGCTGAACTCAGGGGCCTCTGGCACGAACATCAGCTTGCGCTGAACCCTGGGCTGGAGGAGAAGAGCTTCTCCATGCCCATCGTGACCAACGGCCTGACCCACGGCCTCAGTATCTATGCCGACATGTTCTGTGACGCGGGAGACGTACTGCTGCTGCCGGACAAGATCTGGGGTAACTACCGCATGGTCTTCGGCACGCGGCGTGGCGCCGATATCCGTTACTCTCCCTTCTTCTCCAGCGGTGGCGGCCTGGATACGCAGGCTTTCCGGGAGGCCCTGTACAGGCTGAAGGACCGCCAGAAGGTGCTGGTCCTCCTCAACTTCCCCAACAACCCCACCGGTTACTCGCCATACCCGCACGAAGCGGCAGCACTGGCGCAGGCGCTGGTGGACTTGGCGGAGGCGGGGACGACGGTGGTAGCGTGCGTGGACGACGCGTATACCGGCCTCTTCTACGAGGAAGACCTGTACGCCCAGTCCCTCTTCACCCTCCTGGCCGATTCGCACCCTCGCCTCACGGCCATCAAGATCGACGGCTCCACCAAGGAGGACTACGTCTGGGGCTTCCGGGTGGGGTTTATAACCTTCTCCCTCCAGACCAGCGACGACCCCCAGCCCGTCTATGAGGCCCTGGAGAAGAAGGTGGGAGGCCTCATCCGCGGGACCATCTCCAAGTGCCCGACCCTGTCGCAGTCTCTCCTGGTGCATGCGATGAAATCGCCGCATTACCGCGAGGAGAAAGCGGAGAAATTCGCCATCCTCAAAGACCGCTATGATGAGATAAGAAGGGTCCTCTCGAGCCCAGACTACGCCTCCGCTTTCCGCCCTTACCCGTACAACTCCGGCTATTTCATGTGCCTCGAACTCCTGCATACCGATGCGGAACGCCTGCGCAGGCACCTTCTGGACGCATATGGGGTCGGGGTCATAGCCATCGGGGACCGCGACATACGCATCGCGTTCTCCTGTCTGGAGAAAGAGCAGATAAAGGACCTCTTTGATATACTTTATAAAGCCGTAGCCGACCTAGATAATCACGGCCTGGGAGACGGGAGGAAATAG